The DNA segment GTTCTGAGTTTCAGGGAGATGGCTTTCTGTTGAGTTGGACAAAAGGCAATTCAAATGGAGATTCTAGGCGCGGACCTTTTCGAGATCCTAGTGAAGATTTACTGCATTTAAAACTAACAAAAGTTGGCAGTACTAACTATAGACTAAACGCAAGAAGAATCGTCAGAAGCTTTCGACAGCCAATTGATGCTGAAATTATTGGTAATAAGATCTATGTTTTAGAATTCGGTGGAAGTCAAGGCATTTGGGAAATTACTTTACCAGTAAAGAGATAAGGAAACATATGCGTTTATCCCTCTTGCTGTAAATGAGACAAGATGACGTCATGAATGTCTACTGCACTTAAGATTGATGGTAGCAAGTTGGTTGCATGAGTTATTAGTAATGGTGCTTCGTCGGTAGAAGTAGGAATTCGCCCGTGTGAACCTTTAACTAAAGAAGCGTCTAAAGGAATAATATCCATTAACGTACGAAATCCGAGTTGCTTTTGTAGTAAGATTTTTGCAACTTTTAATTGCTGCCAGCGAATCGCCGGATCGACGAATAATTCTACAGGATCGTAGCCTGGTTTGCGGTGAATATCGACAGTGCGAGCAAAGTCTGGTGCTTTGTTGTCATCAAGCCAATAATAATAAGTAAACCATGCATCAGGGGCAGAAACAGCTACTAATTCACCAGAACGTGGATGATTTAAATGATACGCTGCCTGACCTTCTTCACCCAAAACAAAATCAACTCCTGGTACTTGTTCGATGAGTTGCTGTACTTCTGCAATTTTATTGCGATCGCTAACATAGATATGGGCAATTTGGTGATCTGCAACGGCAAAAGCCGTACTTGCACCTGGATCTAAAAGTTCTCTTCCAAGTTCTTCGCGTATTGCTAAATAACCATGTTCGCGCAAGACTCGATTTAAGGAAACTGCACGATTGACAGAGGTAATGCCATATTCAGAAACTATAATCACTTTGGCACGCGACTCATAGAATTGAATTAACTCCTGACATACTGCGTCTATTTCTTGTAAATCACGGGCAATTGTGCTGGGATCAGTTCCTAAACGCTGTAAGCAGTAATCTAAATGCGGAAGATAAATGAGTGTTAATGTTGGAGAATACATTTCCTCTACAGCGATCGCAGAAGAAGCAATCCACTGCGTTGAACGTATAGTTGTTTTTGGTCCCCAAAATTCAAATAAGGGGAAAGTTCCTAAACGTTCTTGTAACTTAACTCTTAAGTCTGCAGGTTGCGTGTATATGTCAGGGATCTTTCTACCGTCTGCGGGATACATCGGTCGTGGCGTTACCGAAATATCGACTGAGGAGTACATATTATACCACCAAAAGAGATTCGCGCAGGTGAAATTAGGTTCTAAAGCGCGTGCCGCTTCCCATATTTTCTCAGCTTGAACTAATTTATTTGACTGCCGCCAAAATTTTACTTCACATTCATCGCGGAAGTACCAACCATTGGCAACAATACCATGATCTTGAGGATACTTCCCAGTTAAATAACTTGCTTGCACCGAACACGTTACCGCAGGTAATACTGGTTTAATAAAAGCTGTGTGTCCAGATGCTGCCCATTTTGATAAGAATGGTGTATGTTTTAATAGACTGGGCGTTAATCCGACTACATTTAGAACAACGGTTTTGTGCATAACTTTGTTTAAGCAAATCCTTTAATACTAACGTCAGCAGCTACAAAGACAAAACCTGTGGAGACAGGTTTCTGCAGAGCCTATTGCTGGGTTAGTTCACGCACCATCTGGACTTAGTATGCTTAGTTGCCAAGTTTTTGCAATACCCATTCATATTCGCGTTGAATTGAGGCGAGTAAATCTAGTTTCATCGCTGGTGGTAGTACATCCCAGGTGTAAGTTTCA comes from the Gloeocapsopsis sp. IPPAS B-1203 genome and includes:
- a CDS encoding nucleotide pyrophosphatase/phosphodiesterase family protein is translated as MHKTVVLNVVGLTPSLLKHTPFLSKWAASGHTAFIKPVLPAVTCSVQASYLTGKYPQDHGIVANGWYFRDECEVKFWRQSNKLVQAEKIWEAARALEPNFTCANLFWWYNMYSSVDISVTPRPMYPADGRKIPDIYTQPADLRVKLQERLGTFPLFEFWGPKTTIRSTQWIASSAIAVEEMYSPTLTLIYLPHLDYCLQRLGTDPSTIARDLQEIDAVCQELIQFYESRAKVIIVSEYGITSVNRAVSLNRVLREHGYLAIREELGRELLDPGASTAFAVADHQIAHIYVSDRNKIAEVQQLIEQVPGVDFVLGEEGQAAYHLNHPRSGELVAVSAPDAWFTYYYWLDDNKAPDFARTVDIHRKPGYDPVELFVDPAIRWQQLKVAKILLQKQLGFRTLMDIIPLDASLVKGSHGRIPTSTDEAPLLITHATNLLPSILSAVDIHDVILSHLQQEG